A genomic segment from Methanocaldococcus sp. encodes:
- a CDS encoding CBS domain-containing protein gives MISKYLVRDVMKKGVVEVSLDTKLCDVIKTMAKYDISSVVVSDGERFWGIITDTDILKHYHELDKTAEEIMTVNPITISPEAPLEKAIDIMIEHNIHHLYVRSPCEEKIVGVLSSKDIIKLFSKLID, from the coding sequence ATGATATCTAAATATTTAGTTAGAGATGTTATGAAAAAGGGTGTTGTAGAAGTATCTTTGGACACAAAGTTATGTGACGTCATTAAAACTATGGCAAAGTATGATATCTCCTCTGTTGTAGTTTCTGATGGAGAAAGGTTTTGGGGAATAATAACTGATACTGATATATTAAAGCATTATCATGAATTAGATAAAACAGCTGAAGAAATTATGACAGTAAATCCAATAACTATTAGTCCTGAAGCACCATTAGAAAAAGCAATTGATATTATGATAGAGCATAATATTCATCACTTGTATGTTAGATCTCCCTGTGAAGAGAAAATAGTTGGTGTTTTAAGTTCAAAAGATATTATAAAACTATTTTCTAAATTAATAGATTAA